In Nostoc sp. TCL26-01, one genomic interval encodes:
- a CDS encoding type II toxin-antitoxin system VapC family toxin, protein MQFVLDCSVAISWCLVDENNDYANGILAMMPDAEAFVPGIWSLEIANVLLVAERRNRMTTEQSSEAIALLQSLLILVDTATDANALDATLMLGRQEGLAAYDAAYLELALRLGLPLATIDTRLAQAATRCGVDLVIVDDETSS, encoded by the coding sequence ATGCAGTTTGTTTTGGATTGTTCTGTAGCAATTAGCTGGTGTTTGGTGGATGAAAATAACGATTATGCTAATGGCATACTGGCAATGATGCCGGATGCAGAAGCATTTGTACCAGGAATTTGGTCACTAGAGATTGCTAATGTTCTACTGGTAGCTGAACGGCGTAACCGCATGACTACTGAACAATCATCAGAAGCTATTGCTTTGTTACAGTCACTATTAATCCTGGTTGATACGGCTACTGATGCCAACGCCTTAGATGCAACGCTGATGCTAGGGCGACAAGAAGGTTTAGCTGCTTATGACGCAGCTTACTTAGAATTGGCATTGCGGTTAGGATTGCCCCTAGCAACGATTGATACTAGATTAGCCCAAGCGGCTACAAGGTGTGGAGTAGATTTGGTCATTGTTGATGATGAAACTTCTTCTTAA